Genomic segment of bacterium:
CTTTCGTACATTTCTTAGAGAATTCGTGTTTATAATCTGGATATCGAACATTGATGTTAAAGGTCGTTATGAGTAATAAGGCGTCCTTTTGTTCCTCCGTCAAGGATAAACCCGTTTTCTCTGCCAATCGAAGTAGCTGATGTATCCAGGGAGGATTATCGGCCACCATTTTTACATAATATGCCTTCAACAGTTTTTCAACCACCAGATGTCCGATAAATAAAGCCCATAAATAGTCTTCACTTTTGACCAGATTTTCCATAGTCTTAAAATCTCTATCTGATGAACTAACCCAATATTCAATTAATTCCTCTTTGGTCACCCGCTCATCTCCCACAACTTTCATTCATTTCATAGATAAAAATCAGAATCTCAGCTACCACCTGGTAAAGCTCTTCTGGGATTTCTTGGCCCACCTCCAACGCCGCCAATATCTCTACCAGGTCAGGGTCTTCATAAATAGCGATATCCAACTCCCTGGCCAGGCGAATAATCTCTTCCGCTACGGTTCCCTCCCCCCTGGCTATTACCCGGGGGGCCGATTCCCTTTCTTCATCGTATCTTAAGGCCGCTGCTTTTTTATCTTCTGTCATCTACACCTTAACATCTATTCCCTTAAGCGCATAATCTTCGGTAGGCTCTTCCACTCGAAACCTTTCGCCTGAACCGGCTTTTTTGACGGAACAGGTGATCCCACCTACGAAATAGCCCAGGGCATCGAGTCTTTCTCCCAGTTCACCTATATGGGCAGAAACAAACCGGTTGGCTCTTTGATCTGAAAGCCAGAAATGGCCGGTAAATACCTTTCTTTTGAGTCTGGCCTTCATCTGGACCGGCCCCAGGTTTGAGGTGTTAAGCAGAAGGGCCAGGTGGAAATCATCCGGATCAATGGGCCGTTGGCGGTTTGGGTTTCGAGAAATCTTAAGCTCTGCCTCCTCTACTCCCTGGGGGAATTGAAGGGGGATAGGCAGGTAGAAGCTCTTTCTTCTCTCCCCGTCATTAATCAACTGGATGGCCTGGATTTGGCCCAATATTTCTTCGGTCAAGGCAAGCAAAGAAGCTAAGTCAGGACTTTTAACCAGTTCCGACCTGAGCCGAAGAAGCTGACCCTTAAGGCTCTTTCTCACCTTTTTATGGTATCTGACTATTTGATATTCATAGTCGGCGCCCAGTCTGGCTAAATACCCTCTAAGCTGATCTATCAGGTCAGCCTGACCGGGCTTAATGAAAAGCCGGTTAATCGTAGCCGCAATCTCATCTTTAAGTAAGGGATCAAGGCCAGGTGAGTCTCTTTGGTTTACCAGATTTAATAAACGTGACAGTCTCTGGCTCAGACCAGCCTGATCAAAGAGATGAAACTTCGCGGCCGCCACGTGTCGGGAGGATAATGGAATTCCCTGGGCCTTAAGAAAAACAAGGGCCGGGATATTCCTCTTATCCGGCGGAAGTTTAGCTAAATTCTTAGCTATCTCATCAACCAGTTCCTTGGTCACTGGCAGGCCGGATTTTGTTAAGGCCCTGGCAATCTCGATCTTTGTTTTAGTAACCAAACCACCAAAGCTGCGGAGTAAGGGGCGAATAACGTCTTCCGCCATCTCCTCTCCTGGTTTGACCAGCTTGACCACCACCTTGGGTGATAAGGCCTTCACCTGGGCATAGAAGACCGCCCCCCGTGAGAAGTCAAGCTCACCTGTCTCGGCCACCAGGTTAAAACCCTTAAAACCAACCACCACCTTTCCCTGGCCCAGGACATCCCGAATCTGTCCCCGTAGGACCTCACCCAATTTAACCCTTCTTAAGAAGTCAGAAAGTTCGTAGGGAGAGGCATAGAGCTTTATCTCTCGGTCACCGGTAATTTGGGAGACGGGCATAGATCACCTTCAAAACTCTTCCTTCATCACAATCTTATCTCCCACTATGGTCATTACTGCCTTGCCTTGAAGTTCCCAGCCATTAAAAGGGCAATTTCTGCCTTTGGAGTAAAATCTATCCACATCGACCTTCCATTTTTTCCCCAGATCAATTATGGTTACATTTGCTTTTTCCCCTGGAGTTAAACTCCCAATGCCCTCTTTATCCAGTCCAAAAATCTTAGCCGGCCGGCTAGTCATTTTTTCCACGGCTTGCTTCAAGGTTAAAATGCCTGGCCGAACTAAATAAGTTAAAACCAAGCCCAGGGTTGTTTCCAGACCAATAACTCCAAAAGGGGCCTTTTCCCAGGGGAGGTTCTTTTCTACCGGTGAATGCGGGGCATGATCACTGGCAATTATATCAATAGTCCCATCAGCCAGCCCCGCTTTTACTCCATCTACATCTTCTTTTGACCTTAAGGGAGGATTTACTTTGGCATTAGTCCCCATTTCCTTGCCCATTTCTTTGGTCAACAAAAAGTGATGGGGGGTGGCTTCCGCTGTAATCTGAACGCCTCTTTTCTTGGCTTCAGCAATTATTTCCACCGTTCGAGCCAGACTGACATGGGAGATGTGAATAGGCGCCCCCGTTTCTTCAGCCAATTCCACATCACGGCTAACAAATTCGTCTTCAGAAGTATACGGTTCCTGCTGAAATAATGGATGCTGTTCCCCAAGTTTATTTAACCTTCTTTGGCGGTAGAATTCTGATTCTTCACAATGCGGGTTAACTAAGATTCCATATTCTGCTCCTCTAATAAGGGCGTGCCTCATTAATCTCTTGCCGGGGACAGGATATCCGTCGTCAGAAATAGCCACCGCGCCGGCCTCTTTTAAGGCCTTAACATCTACCAGCTTTCTTCCTTCCATTTTTTTGCTGATAGCCGCCTTAGAATAGAAATTAATTTGACTCTGTTCCCTGGCCATTTTTAGAAGGCGTCTAAGTCGTGAAGGGGTATCAATGGGAGGGTAGGTGTTAGGTTCGGCTATTACGGTAGTAAAACCCCCAGCGGCAGCGGCCTGAGAACCTGTATGAATATCCTCTTTATATTCCTGGCCAGGCTGCCTGAAATGAACATGGACATCAACTAAACCCGGGACGACTAATTTATCTTTTGCCTCTATCACCAAGGCCCTTTCGTCCACAATATCTGAAGCGATTTTTTGGATTTTAGAATCACTAATTAATACATCTAAAACCTCGATATTTCCGGTGGAAGGATTTAGGATGCCTCCCTTTTTAAGTAAAAGCGACAATGGTTTTTTACCTCACTAAGCGTTGAGAGTTAAGAGAAGGACCTCTTTATCGGTGCAAAGCTCCTCCTATGAATCTTACATGGCCCCCATTTAGCCACCGCCTCCAGGTGGGCCTTGGTTCCGTATCCTTTATGCCGGGCAAATCCATACTCTGGATACACCCGATCATAGTTCAGCATAATGTGGTCCCTGATTACCTTAGCCACCACCGAGGCAGCCGCAATGGACAGGCTCAAGCTGTCACCATTGATTAAGGCCCGTTGAGGAATGCTCAGGCCGGGGATAGCCCGGCCGTCTACCAGGATAAATTCAGGAGGACTCTTTAGGTTAAAGATTGCCTCCCGCATGCCTTCATAAGTGGCCTGTAAGATATTTATCCGGTCGATGCGGCCCTCATTAACCACCCCTATTCCCCAGTCTAAAGCTACCTCCAAGATATTTTGATAAGCTAGCTCCCTTTGTCTGGGGGTCAACTTCTTTGAATCATTTACGGTGGGGAGATTAATATCATCTGGTAAAATAACGGCCGCCGCTACCACCGGACCAGCCAGCGGCCCTCGGCCGGCCTCATCCACCCCGGCGATTAATCGACGCCCTTGCTGCCGGGCTTCTCTTTCATAGTCAAGGGAAGGGAGACTGCCCCGTGTTCTAGTTTCTGCCATCAGAGTCCTACTGCCTTGTCACGTTAGTATTTATGGGTAGAATAGGGCCGAATAATCATTCGCCCCTACCCCCTCCTTACTCCACATTTTCAGACACGAGGGGTTGGGCTTCTACTGCGGCTTCTTCTACCACCGGCGTAATTACCGACTCAGGCCCAGGTGCCGCCACCGTAGGCAGAGTAGTGATCTTTCTCTCAACCTGAGCCGCCTTGCCTCGTCGATCTCTAAGATAGTATAATTTAGCCCGACGGACCTTACCCCTCGAAATAACCTTGATGTTGGCAATATTAGGTGAATGCAAGGGGAATGTCCTCTCCACTCCCATACCATAGGAAACCCGCCTCACTGTGA
This window contains:
- a CDS encoding dihydroorotase, with amino-acid sequence MSLLLKKGGILNPSTGNIEVLDVLISDSKIQKIASDIVDERALVIEAKDKLVVPGLVDVHVHFRQPGQEYKEDIHTGSQAAAAGGFTTVIAEPNTYPPIDTPSRLRRLLKMAREQSQINFYSKAAISKKMEGRKLVDVKALKEAGAVAISDDGYPVPGKRLMRHALIRGAEYGILVNPHCEESEFYRQRRLNKLGEQHPLFQQEPYTSEDEFVSRDVELAEETGAPIHISHVSLARTVEIIAEAKKRGVQITAEATPHHFLLTKEMGKEMGTNAKVNPPLRSKEDVDGVKAGLADGTIDIIASDHAPHSPVEKNLPWEKAPFGVIGLETTLGLVLTYLVRPGILTLKQAVEKMTSRPAKIFGLDKEGIGSLTPGEKANVTIIDLGKKWKVDVDRFYSKGRNCPFNGWELQGKAVMTIVGDKIVMKEEF
- a CDS encoding EscU/YscU/HrcU family type III secretion system export apparatus switch protein, whose product is MTEDKKAAALRYDEERESAPRVIARGEGTVAEEIIRLARELDIAIYEDPDLVEILAALEVGQEIPEELYQVVAEILIFIYEMNESCGR
- a CDS encoding HEPN domain-containing protein, producing the protein MKVVGDERVTKEELIEYWVSSSDRDFKTMENLVKSEDYLWALFIGHLVVEKLLKAYYVKMVADNPPWIHQLLRLAEKTGLSLTEEQKDALLLITTFNINVRYPDYKHEFSKKCTKEYTETNVGKIRELRLWLKKQIQA
- a CDS encoding flagellar hook-length control protein FliK, with the protein product MPVSQITGDREIKLYASPYELSDFLRRVKLGEVLRGQIRDVLGQGKVVVGFKGFNLVAETGELDFSRGAVFYAQVKALSPKVVVKLVKPGEEMAEDVIRPLLRSFGGLVTKTKIEIARALTKSGLPVTKELVDEIAKNLAKLPPDKRNIPALVFLKAQGIPLSSRHVAAAKFHLFDQAGLSQRLSRLLNLVNQRDSPGLDPLLKDEIAATINRLFIKPGQADLIDQLRGYLARLGADYEYQIVRYHKKVRKSLKGQLLRLRSELVKSPDLASLLALTEEILGQIQAIQLINDGERRKSFYLPIPLQFPQGVEEAELKISRNPNRQRPIDPDDFHLALLLNTSNLGPVQMKARLKRKVFTGHFWLSDQRANRFVSAHIGELGERLDALGYFVGGITCSVKKAGSGERFRVEEPTEDYALKGIDVKV
- a CDS encoding ribonuclease HII, which encodes MAETRTRGSLPSLDYEREARQQGRRLIAGVDEAGRGPLAGPVVAAAVILPDDINLPTVNDSKKLTPRQRELAYQNILEVALDWGIGVVNEGRIDRINILQATYEGMREAIFNLKSPPEFILVDGRAIPGLSIPQRALINGDSLSLSIAAASVVAKVIRDHIMLNYDRVYPEYGFARHKGYGTKAHLEAVAKWGPCKIHRRSFAPIKRSFS